From Streptomyces asiaticus, one genomic window encodes:
- a CDS encoding AbfB domain-containing protein translates to MAAAVVPALAATGLLVSGAGPSHAAQAWDPKPSPMTTPWTNQVPVYNPLPEYPRPQLTRPDWSPLNGIWDFAVTSRDAGQPATFGERIRVPFVPESALSGVQREITQNDKLWYRRTFTVPSGWNGRRVQLNFGASDWETTVRVNGKQAGAAHRGGYDAFSYDITPLLNGGTNTVVVSVYDPTETGGQAIGKQRVQDVTPHPGHSIVYTASSGIWQTVWLEPTAPAHITRLDMVPRLADNTLRVTVRGAGGADGAGVKVTVSSGGTTVGSATGTVGGELSVPVPNARLWTPEDPFLYDVTAELTGAAGADKVGSYTGMRSIAVKDVGGVRRPVLNGTFVFQTGTLDQGYWPDGIYTAPTDEALKYDLQKHKDLGFNMVRKHIKVEPQRWFYWADRLGLLVWQDMPSMDSGKTPDTAARAQWESEYRAIIDQHRSSPALIQWVDQNEGWGQYDQARIADMVKAYDPSRLVDNMSGVNCCAAKDGGNGDVIDNHNYVGPGNTPTEPVRASVLGEYGGLGYRVPGHEWYPGGGFSYEDQPSIPALNNRLVGLLDGIRESGMPAGGLSASVYTQITDVENEANGLMSYDRQVVKVDQARVRAANQALIAASRSAGATVKLPVGQNVSIRVTTPGYTDRYIRHYDGLGFTEVVNAASADLLKRDATWTVRQGLANKLCYSFESRNYPGEYLRHRDFRVRREAGDGSTVSKEDATWCPTQGSGGIRMSAANFPGQYLRHINAELWLAQSGGSHAWDNPAGFTEDTTWAIESPWAP, encoded by the coding sequence GTGGCGGCCGCCGTGGTCCCCGCGCTGGCCGCCACCGGTCTGCTCGTCTCCGGCGCCGGCCCCTCCCACGCCGCCCAGGCCTGGGATCCCAAACCCTCCCCGATGACGACTCCATGGACGAACCAGGTCCCGGTCTACAACCCGCTGCCGGAGTATCCGCGCCCGCAGCTCACCCGGCCCGACTGGTCCCCCCTCAACGGGATCTGGGACTTCGCGGTCACCTCCCGCGACGCCGGACAGCCGGCCACGTTCGGTGAGCGGATCCGGGTGCCGTTCGTGCCCGAGTCGGCGCTCTCCGGCGTCCAGCGCGAGATCACCCAGAATGACAAGCTCTGGTACCGGCGCACCTTCACGGTCCCCTCCGGCTGGAACGGCCGCCGCGTCCAGCTCAACTTCGGCGCGTCCGACTGGGAGACCACGGTCCGGGTCAACGGCAAACAGGCGGGAGCCGCCCACCGCGGCGGCTACGACGCCTTCAGTTACGACATCACGCCCCTGCTGAACGGCGGCACCAACACCGTCGTCGTCTCCGTGTACGACCCCACGGAGACCGGCGGTCAGGCCATCGGCAAGCAGCGCGTCCAGGACGTCACCCCGCACCCCGGCCACAGCATCGTCTACACCGCCTCGTCGGGGATCTGGCAGACCGTCTGGCTCGAGCCCACCGCCCCCGCGCACATCACCCGCCTGGACATGGTCCCGCGCCTGGCGGACAACACCCTGCGGGTCACGGTGCGCGGCGCCGGAGGAGCCGACGGCGCGGGCGTCAAGGTCACCGTCTCCAGCGGCGGTACGACGGTCGGCAGCGCCACCGGCACCGTGGGCGGCGAGCTCTCCGTGCCGGTGCCGAACGCCCGTCTGTGGACGCCGGAGGACCCGTTCCTGTACGACGTCACGGCCGAGCTGACCGGCGCCGCCGGAGCCGACAAGGTCGGCAGTTACACCGGCATGCGGTCGATCGCGGTGAAGGACGTGGGCGGGGTCCGGCGGCCGGTGCTCAACGGCACGTTCGTCTTCCAGACCGGCACCCTGGACCAGGGCTACTGGCCGGACGGCATCTACACCGCGCCCACCGACGAGGCCCTCAAGTACGACCTCCAGAAACACAAGGACCTGGGTTTCAACATGGTCCGCAAGCACATCAAGGTCGAGCCGCAGCGGTGGTTCTACTGGGCGGACCGGCTCGGGCTGCTGGTGTGGCAGGACATGCCCTCGATGGACAGTGGCAAGACCCCGGACACCGCGGCCCGCGCCCAGTGGGAGAGCGAGTACCGCGCCATCATCGACCAGCACCGCAGCTCGCCCGCGCTCATCCAGTGGGTGGACCAGAACGAGGGCTGGGGCCAGTACGACCAGGCCCGCATCGCCGACATGGTCAAGGCGTACGACCCCTCGCGCCTGGTCGACAACATGAGCGGCGTGAACTGCTGCGCCGCCAAGGACGGCGGCAACGGCGACGTCATCGACAACCACAACTACGTCGGGCCCGGCAACACTCCGACGGAGCCGGTGCGCGCCTCGGTGCTCGGGGAGTACGGCGGCCTCGGCTACCGGGTGCCCGGCCATGAGTGGTATCCGGGTGGCGGGTTCAGCTACGAGGACCAGCCGAGCATCCCCGCGCTCAACAACCGGCTCGTCGGCCTGCTCGACGGCATCCGGGAGAGCGGCATGCCCGCGGGTGGCCTGTCGGCCTCCGTCTACACCCAGATCACGGACGTGGAGAACGAGGCCAACGGGCTGATGTCCTACGACCGCCAAGTGGTGAAGGTCGACCAGGCCCGGGTCCGGGCCGCCAACCAGGCCCTCATCGCGGCCTCCCGGTCGGCCGGCGCCACGGTGAAACTGCCCGTCGGGCAGAACGTGTCGATCCGGGTCACCACCCCCGGCTACACCGACCGCTACATCCGCCACTACGACGGGCTGGGCTTCACGGAGGTGGTGAACGCGGCCAGCGCCGATCTGCTGAAACGGGACGCCACCTGGACGGTCCGGCAGGGTCTCGCGAACAAGCTCTGCTACTCCTTCGAGTCCCGCAACTACCCCGGTGAGTATCTGCGCCACCGCGACTTCCGCGTCCGGCGCGAGGCGGGCGACGGCTCCACCGTGTCCAAGGAGGACGCCACCTGGTGCCCGACCCAGGGCAGCGGTGGCATCCGGATGTCAGCCGCCAACTTCCCCGGACAGTATCTGCGGCACATCAACGCCGAGCTGTGGCTGGCCCAGTCCGGCGGCAGCCACGCCTGGGACAACCCGGCCGGCTTCACCGAGGACACCACCTGGGCGATCGAGTCGCCCTGGGCTCCCTAG